The DNA window GATCGGCGTGGATTCGCGCCTCTGACCGATGACAACGTCAGGCAGATTGCACTCCGCAGCGCCACCCGCGCGGCGCGACTTTTCAGGAGTGTCGCCGGTCAACAGCAATGTCAAATTCCGCTCGGAACCCGAAGGACTCACGCGCTTCCGGCGGCGAATGCGCCGCCGCGGGTTCCGCTGCGCACGCGCCGGGCATCAGATGGCTGACGCGAATGGTCGCGGCAATGTGCGCCGTGATTGCATCCGGGGTGTTGCTGCTGGCTGGCTGCAGCACTCCAGCCGCCTGGCAGGAAACTGTGGGAAACGACACATCAGCGATTGACCGAGTCGCGGCAAGAGTCGATCAGCCGGCCACGGAAATTCACACCGCCGCCATGTCCCAGGCTCCGCTGACCGCGCGGGATCAGATCCGGCTGGACGAGATCTCCTACGTGGACGTGTCGCTGGACGAAGTCTTGCGAGTCGCCATGACGAATTCCGACGTGCTGCGCGAACTGGGCGGCACGGTCCTGCGGCATCCGGAAATCATGTACTCGCGATTCTCCAACAGCCTGCAGGTGACGGACCCGCGTTTCAGCCCGGAAGCGGCTCTCAGCGCATTCGACGCGCAGCTGAAGGCGTCCGCGTTTTTCAGCAACAACGACCAGATCTTCAACAATCCGTTCTTCGCCGGAGGCATCACGAACTTCCGGCAGGATCTGAACGAGTACAACATCGAACTTTCGAAGCGCACCGCCACGGGTTCCCGGTTCGCGCTGCGTTCGATTTCGAAATACGACAGTAACAACGCTCCCGGTAATACGTTCCCCAGCGCCTGGGACACGTATCTGGAAGGCGAACTCCGTCAGCCGCTGTTGCAGGGCGGCGGACTGCAGTTCAACCGAATTGCCGGTCCCGGCAGCAGTCCCGGAGTTTACAACGGCATCCTGCTGGCCAGGGTCAGCGCCGATCGCACTCAGGCGGAATTCGAAGTCGCCGTGCGTGACTACGTCAGCAACGTGGTCAATGCGTATTGGGACCTGTACTACTCTTACCGGGATCTCGACGCGCGTTCGCGAGCGATGCAGCGGTCACTGGAAGTCTGGAATCGGGTTCGATCACGGCAGCAGAGTGATCTGGATTCCGGAGCTCGTGAATACCTGGCCCGAGAACAGTACTACCGGTTTCGGACGGAGGTCGATGAAGCGCTGTCCGGCCGGCTGGTGCAGGGGACTCAGAATCGCAACGGCAGCACCGGCGGAACCGTTCGAGGGGCAAGCGGAGTGCAGGTTGCCGAACGCCGGCTGCGTTTGCTGACGGGAATGGCGATCACGGACGGACAACTGCTGCGCCCATCCGATGAGCCTCTGCTGGCCGATGTCGTGTTCGACTGGGACGCCGTGATGCACGAAGCGCTGAATCGCCGGCCGGAAATTCGCCGACAGCAGTTGCAGGTTCGTCGCCGGGAAATGGAACTTCTGGCGGCTCGCAACTTTCTCAACCCGCAGCTCGACGCCGTGGGACGCTACCGTTTTCGCGGATTCGGGCACGACCTGGTGAATTATGACGGCCTGCAAAGCAGTACGGCTCCGTCTTCGGCCGCGGGCAGTCTGACCACCGGAGATCTTCAGGAATGGTATCTGGGCGTTGAGTACACGGTTCCGCTGGGATTCCGGAAGGCTCACCTGGCCGTCACGAACTCCGAACTGATGCTGTCGCGCGAACGGATCATTCTTCGCGAACAGCAGCGCGAAGTTGTCCACGACCTGAGCAACGCGATCACCGACGCGTCACGAGCATACGAAGCATGCCGCAACTGCATGAACCGGTACCTGGCGGCTCACGAACTGCTGCAGGCGTACGAAGCCAGAGACCAGAACGACATCGAGATCGACGTCGACCGACTGCTGGACGCTCAGCGCCGCGTCGCCGAAGCGGAGATCCGCTACTTCCAGTCGCGCACCGAATACGCCGTCGCTCTGAAGAACGTTCATCTGGAAAAAGGTTCGCTGATGGCCTACAGCGATCTGGAGATTCTGGATGGCGAAGTTCCTGTCGTGACGGAACCCGTGACCGGCACGGAACAGTCCGATGCGGGTCAAGCCGACACCGAGCCGCCCGCCAGGTCGACAACAGCACCGGACGAAGCCAGGGAACCGGAGCCGACGGAACTTGACGATTCCGTCGAATAACGATCGGCAGGACCCGCTCACGGCGGCAGCGATCACCGTGGACTCCGGCGGGATTCTCTTCAGGCGACCATCCGCGGAACGGGCTTCGTGTAGCGATCCCGCGCCCTGCGACTCCAGCGCGTGAGATTCCGTGAAAGCCCGCCTGCGAACTGGCGTTGCCCGCTGACAACACGCTACAACGTATTCCTGCCGAAAATTGCCGTTCAATCAGGAAGTGTCATTCATGAACCCCAGTCGCCGCCAGTTCCTTGCCGCCGCCGCAGCCGCAACCACCGCAACGATTGCCGCGTCGCACGTTGCCGCGTCCGGAGCTTCCGCCGCGAGCGCCGCCGCCCAGCCGACGGAGTTTTCGTACTGTCTTAACACCGCCACGATCCGCGGCCAGGAACTGGGGATCGAACAGGAAGTGCGCGTCACCGCCGAAGCCGGTTATAACGCCATTGAACCGTGGATCGGCAGTCTGCGGAAATTTGTGGAAAGCGGCGGCGTCCTGAAGGATCTGCGATCGCTGATCAGTGACAGCGGCCTGACCGTCGAAAGCGCGATCGGATTCGCTCAATGGATTGCCGACGACGAAGCCGCTCGAATGAAGGGGCTCGACGAAGCTCGTCGAGACATGGAGATGCTGCGCGAGATCGGCGGGACTCGCATCGCGGCGCCGCCGGTGGGCGCTCACAACGACGGACCGAAGCTGGACCTGATGGTCGTCGCGGATCGCTACCGAGCTCTGCTGGAAATCGGCGACGAAACCGGCGTCGTACCTCAACTGGAGGTCTGGGGCTTCAGCCGCAACCTTTCTCGACTCGGTGAATCCGTGGCCGTCTGCGTTGAAGCGGGACATCCAAAAGCCTGCCTGTTGCCGGACGTGTACCACATCTTCAAGGGCGGCTCTGACTTTGCCGGCCTGTCGCTGCTTTCGGATTCGGCCATTCAGGTGTTTCACATGAATGACTATCCGTCGGAACCTTCGCGGCAGGAGATGAACGATTCGCACCGCGTGTTTCCCGGCGACGGCGTCGCTCCGCTGGCCGACATCCTGAACATGATCGGCGGCCACGGTCGCAAAGTGGTGCTTTCACTGGAACTGTTCAACCGCGATTACTGGCAGCGCGATGCGCTTGAGGTTGCAAAGACCGGGCTGCAAAAAATGCAGTCGGCCGTCGCGTCGATCCAGCCAGCCAACGCCTGACAGCCTGCCGCCGGACCCCCGGACGGCTTCGCCTGGGAGAGGTGCCGGCACGGCTGCGCCGCGAATTGCAAGTACCCCTCCCGGCCGAAGGCCATCAGGGAGGGGTCGAACGAGCGAAGCGACGTTCGGGGGAGGGGACGTCCGCGCAATGGTCATTCTGCGTTGCAGAACGCTGAACGCGCGCCCGGCCCTCTCCCCGGCATCGCTTCGCTCGCCCGACCTCTCCCGGACGGCTTCGCCTGGGAGAGGTGGATAGCGCGGACGCTGCGCAGTGAGGTCTGCAGGCCGTGTTGCGTTGGGGGCGTCGGCAATCGGACGTGTTCGAGAGGTTGCCAAAGCTCAAGCGAAACGTGATGCTTTGCTGCCGGCTGCCGTCGGGCGAACGCGGAAGTTCCTGCGAAACAATCTGCACAAAGGCGCGACAGACATGCTTCGGATTTGCGTATTACTGACCGTGCTGACTTCGACCCTGCCGGCCGAGGAAATCCGCGTTCCGGCTTTCACGTCGTATGTCGATCCCGACGGCGACGGCGCGCGAGTGTCGGAGAAACGCGGCGTCACTCAGTGGACCGATCCGGGAACGGAAATCGTGTGGTTCGGCCGGTTTCAGCACACGGGGAAATTGACGGCCACGGTCGAACTCAGACTTCCCGCAGGCATGACATCGATGCTGCAGCTCACCGTCGGGCAGCATTCCCGCCAGGCGGAAGTGACTGGTCAGGGTGACTCGCTGGTGACCGCAGAGTTTGGTGCGTTCAACATCGCAGACACGGGGTACCAGTCGTTTCGGCTGCGATCCATGAACAGTGAAGGCCATGCAAACGGTGACATCGAAGCGCTGGTGCTTGATGGTCCCGCGACCACGGATTCTCACTTCAACCTGAAACCCCGGAGAAACGCGGCTTCGGTTCATTTGTTCTATCCGATTCCGAACGACACTCAGATATCGGCGTTCTATTGCGAGATGACGGGGCTGGAAGATCCTCTGTGGTCGTACTACATGGCCTGTGGCTGGCATCGGGGCTACTTTGGAATGCAGGTGAACAGTCCCACAGAACGCCGCATCATTTTTAGCGTCTGTGACAGCGGCAACGAAGCCGTTGATCGCAGCAAAGTCGCGGCGGAAGATCGGGTGACACTTTTCGACAAGGGCGAAGATGTGTTTTCCGGCGATTTCGGAAACGAGGGCACCGGCGGGCACAGCCACCTGAAGTTCCCCTGGGTCACCGGCGCAAAGCAGCGGTTTCTGGTAACCGCGGAACCCGTCGACGAAACTCACACGATTTTCGCCGGCTACTATTTTCGGCCGGACACGCAGCAGTGGATGCTGATTTCAAGCTGGAAGGCACCGAAAGAAGGCGGCTATCTGCGCGGCCTGTACAGCTTCAGTGAGAACTTCGTCGGCCGAAACGGCCACGTGCTTCGCAAAGCTCTTTACGGCAATCAGTGGATTCGTGCCGCAGACGGAACGTGGCGGGAATTGACAACCGCCAGGTTCAGTCACGATCCGACCGGCCGGGAAGACCGACTCGATCGATTCATGGGAATCGAAGACGGTCAGTTTTTTCTGTCGCACGGCGGGTATGTCGAGGGACAAACAGAATTCGGCAATACGTTCGAACGTCCCGCCACCGGTGATTCTCCGGCCGGAATGAAACTTCCGCCGCTGCCCGCGCCGCGGCGATCCACGGAATAGGCGAACTACTCCGGCGCGCCGTCTGCCGCGGGCGCGGGGACTTCGACCCAGAACCAGCCGCGAAGATCGTTTTCGTGGAATCCGGTGGCCTGGTCGCCGGGATACTGCCGCTTCAGCGCGGCCTGAACATCGGCGGGGATCTGATCTTCGGTGCCGTGGCAGACGACGCACTTCTGCTGCAGACGGATCGGCAGCAGCACTCCCAGCGTTTCGTCCGCCAGAGCGACCAGCCGCGGCGAATCGACTTGTTCCGTCACGAAATCCGTCGCCCAGTCGGGGGCCGGGTTCATGGAATTGCGCAGCCGGAACGACGTTCGCCCGATGTCGACGCCGAATTCCTGTTTGACCTGTTCCGCCATAGCGGGAGCTTCCGCGCGACACACGTCAATGGCGGCGGCCGGCCCGTTCTGTTCGATAACGCTTGTCAGCCGACCGGAAAGCCTGGTGAACAATGCGTCTCTGGCAGCCAAAGCTGTGGTGTGCTGTTCCTGCTGCGACGCCGAAAGCTGTTCGACAGAATCGATCTGCCGAACACTATCGACCGCCTTGTCCGGTGCAGCGACCGAGCCGGAGGTTGCCGACGGCGGCGACGTCGTCGAAGCCTCCCGCCCGCAGCCGTTCAGCAGCAACACAGCGATGACAGGAATTGCAGCAGACGGGTTGCGACGCATGATGGCTCCTTCGGACTGTCCGGGAATGTTCCTGGGAAGTGACTGTGGGGGAACGCTCCTCGCTCCGGCGACGGACTGCGGAACAGTCCGCAACATTCAGCGCACTCCTGACCGGTGATCTCCTGATGTCAGCGCTTCCGGATCAGCAGTGACGTCGTCATTGTCGTCTTCCAGCTCTGCCGATCGCGGGTTGTCGCTTTCGGCGGCTGGGTTCTTCGGTTGAGAATTGGCAGAGTCCGACCGGACCTGGCAGCTATTGCTGAGTCAGGTCTGCATTCCGAATTTCGGAAGCACCCACATGTTCAACACGAACCAGCCCGCCAGAACGGCCAGTGGAATCCAGAGGTCTCTCATCGTCTTGCCTTCTTTGTTGGTCTTGCTGTGCCAGTTCTGCTCGCCGCGCCACAAGGTGTGACGTAACCGCTCAGTCCGCACGAATCGGTCCCCACGTTGTTGTGTTGTCGTTTGCTGCGGAGTAGCGGCAAATGTCGTGCCTTCCGATTTATCGAATCCGGGCAGCCAGACGCGTGAAACAATTCGATCGCCGCGAACATTGTGGAACGAGTCCGCCATGTGCCGCGACTTGTGTTGAGAAGTATTTCCTTCTGATCGCCTGCAGGCAATGATTGGCATTCAAGTTGCGAACGGTATCCGTCCGTCCCCGGCTTGTGCGGCGGGTGACCGCGCTGTCGTGGCAGCGTTCCGTTTACTCTCGATTGAGGAGAAATGACCATGAGAACATTGACGATCCTTGCGGTAATGGCCTGCTGTGTCCGCGCGGAAGCTCAGAGGCCGGACCTGGCCGCGTGTCCCTGCGGACCGGACTGGATTGTGGGAGCCGACCGGGCACTGATACCGCAGGACTGGTACGGCGCAAACTTCCGTCCGGCCTGCAACCGGCACGACGCGTGCCTGAACGCCGGCTGCGACAGCCGAGGACGATGTGACAGGCAGTTTCGGCGAGACCTGCTGGCCTCCTGCCGAAATTCCGCACGACCGGGTGAATGTCGACGAGTGTCGAACATCATGTACCGTGCCGTTCGCTCATACGGCGGACGCGACTTGTCGCCGTACGAACAGCAGGCGGCCATCAATCGCCTGCGAGAAGCGAACGCTCGCTACGGAAGAAATCCCTATCCGGGCTACGCAGGCTATGGATGGTAGCTCGCCGGATCCTGCCGACGGTGATTGCGCGAATCGAACCTTGCTGTGATCACCCGGAGTCGCGGCTTCGCACGGAGCCGCCAACGTATCCTGGCCGGGTTGTGCCACGGATTGCACAGTCCGGTCGCTTGCGGGTTGCCACGGATCGACGGTGACCGGCACTCCGGCAGTTGACACTCACGTGACAGCCATTCGATGAAAGACCCGGCGCTGTTGGAACATCGCTGCCGGCAGCGGCGGCTCGTGTCAACAGGCTGAACCGATTGGGGACTGTTCGGAGGACACCTGCACGTCGTTCGTCAGGCGGTCCACGTCAGGAATCGCCAGCACGGATTGCTGCGCTATCTGCTTCAGATGCCAGCTTGGCACCTGACCTCGCAGCCAAACATTTCCGCGGCTGACTCCGACCGCCACGCGCTGAAGTTCGCCAAAGCCGGATCGGCGAAACGACTGCTGGATTGTCTCCAACAGTCGATCGTCGTCGGCACTTCGCGGCGAATCCGGTTCAGAAAGAGTGACATGCTGTCGAAGGTTGTCGGCGAAGTCGCTTACCGGCTGCGGTGCGGACAGCGTCCTGTCAGACACCCTTCGGCCGGCGTTCAACAGTGAGGTAATCGTCATTGAGAGCTCCTTGTAGCCACGATGTGCGTTGAAGGACGGTGCACGCCACAACAGCGAGCCGGTGGAGCCATCATTACCTCGCTGTGTGAATTCCGCATCAAGAAATGACGGTCAACTCGTGTCAGGAGTTTTTCCACACGCAGCCTGCGAAAGCCGGCATCGCGCGGATGTCGCCGATTTCAGAATCGTTTACGGCGTCAGCAGGTCATCAACGGACTCTGACAGCACTTCGTCCAGAACCTGCAAATCGCTGTCCGGGGGACTCGCGGGTTCAGGGCTGGCCGCCAACGCTGCAGTTTGAGTGCTGGTCCGCGAAGACTGATAGGTTCCCGCCGACCCGGATGATGCCGTAGTCGGAACTGACGGTGGTGCTGTCGGCGGTGCCGGATACCACTCCGACGACGCGAAGCCCGGACCGAACAAACCGGGAAACGACGTGGGCGGCATCGCCAGAAAGTGCTGGAACACGATCACGGCATCGGAAATGTTCAGAATCGCGTCACCGTTCATGTCCGCGAACAGGGAATAACCAGCGCCGCCGGGCTGGGCCAGAAAATTCTGAAACACCAGCACCGCGTCGCTGATGTTGACCAGTCCGCTGCGATTGGCATCGCCGGGATTAACAACGAAGTGGAAATTGAAATCGTTCGCGGGGTGTCCCTGGGGAGCCGGTCCGCCGGAAACTGAGTCGACCTGGTTGACGAAGTCGCCGTCCAGCGGATCGCCACTGACGCTCAGCACGGTGTCCTGGATCTCCAGTCGCAGCGCGTCGACCGGCAGCGCGGCATTCAGATCGATGATCATCTGATTTCCGACGACGTTGATCTGGCTGATTGACGGTGACGAGTTGACGGCATGAATTGAAACGTTGCCGTTGGCGACGACCGAGCCGGCATCAATGTCCTGGCTGAACGTCACCACCAATCGCCGGATATTCGACCACGGCAGCGGCTTTGTCTGAGTTGCCGCACCGGTCAGGACCGAATAGCCGATTCCCGCGCCGGAACCCGCCGGCGCGCCGTCCGACGTATCGCGGAAAGCTGCAGACCATGACGTGGAGCTGACCTGTAAGTCACGCACCTGCATCCTCGTGACCCCGGCAACCTGCAGCACGGAGATCGCACCGCGATTGGCGCCACCGTCGTCTCGACCGGGAATTCCCACGACCAGCTCGCTGACGCCGTCGCCGTTCAGGTCGCCTGCGTACGAAACGGCGGCTCCGAAGTTGTCCGCGTTGTTCAGCGCTCCGGTGAAGCTTCCCTGAGTATCGCTGACCTTCTGCTGAGACTTCACCGTCCCGTCGGTGTGCATCAGCAACACGTAGGCTGCTCCGCGATCGGTTCCGCCGTCGTCGTCGCCCAGTGCTCCCACGACCAGGTCCGTCACGTAGTCTCCGTCCAGATCGCCGATCGCAGTGATCGAGCTTCCGAACTGATCGCTGACATCCAGTGCCGCCGAAAAGCCGCCGGTCGTGCTGCTGATCTTCTGGTGCGACTTCACGGTTCCGTCGGAGTTCAGGAACAGCACGTAGATGGCGCCGCCATCGGCGCTTCCGTCGTCATCCCCGGATGCTCCCACGGCAAGATCGGGGACACCATCGGCATCGAGATCGCCGACACCTGCCACCGATGACGCGAAGGAATCACCGTCCAGCAGCGCTGCGGTGAAGTTGCCGGATGTATTGCTGATCTTCTGAAGCGCCTTTACTGTGGCATTGGCGTTCATGAACAGCACATACGCGGCTCCGCGGTCTGTGCCGCCGTCGTCATCGAACGGCGCGCCAACGACCATGTCGCGGACACCGTCGCCGTCGAGATCGCCGATGCTGGCGACGGAAGTGCCGAAGCCATCCGAATCGTCCAGCGATCCCGCAAACGGACCGGAGGCGTCACCGATTTTCCCGGCTGACTTCACGCTTCCGTCGGGATTCAAAAACAGAGTATACACCGCACCGCGATCGGTTCCGCCGTCGTCATCGCCGGGGGCGCCCGCGACGATGTCGACGACCTGATCGCCGTTCAGGTCGCCGAGTTTGGCCAGCGAGCGACCGAATTCGTCGCCGTGACCGAGCACGCCGCCGAACCCGCCTTCGGAATCACTGATCTTCTGATGAGACCTGACCGAGCCATCGGCATTCAGAAACAGAACGTAGACGGCCCCGCGAGACGGACCGCCGTCGTCATCGCCGGGGGCACCGACCACCAGGTCCGGTATTCCGTCATGGTCCAGGTCACCAACGGATGTGACGGCGGCACCGAACTGATCGAAGTTTTCCAGAACGGCTGTGAAGCTTCCGGCCGTATTGCTGATTCGCGTGTCAGACGTCACGACTCCGGCGGAAGGCTGGTAGCTGCCGAAGTTCAGATCCTGCTGAATCCGGTCAGCCAGGACGGTGACGCGATACGCTCCATCAGTCGCGGCGACGTATTCCAGAGCGTCCAAACCGGTGACCTGTGACAGCGACAGCAGCGGCGACTGAGCCCCAGTGATCGGGTCAACAATCATCAGGCCGGTGGCATTCTGTGTGGGCATGACAAATTCTGATCCGAACGTTGCAAAGCCGTATGCGTTGAATGCCGGATTTGCCACGGACAGCAATGTGGCGACGCCGTTCGTCAGATCGAATTCGTAGAACTCATCGTCTGCGTTGTCAAAAAGGAGGAATTTGCGGCGAACGGGATCGAATGACACGCCGCTGGTAGCGGTCATGCCGGGGTTTCCCGGACCGATCACGGTTCCCGCGCCGGTGGCCCGGTCGAAAGCCATGAGTCCGTTGCCGCCGGTCGTCGAACCGGCTCCGTAAAGCGTGTCGGTGAGCGGATCGTACGCCAGTCCCCACGCGGCGTTTCTCCCGACGGCACCGATCAGCGTCGCCTGGCCGGTAGCCGGATCGACAGAATAGAGACCATCCGTATTTGTTCCTGACAGCGCGTACAATTCGCCATTGCGAGTGACCGTCAGCCCGTGGATGTTCGCACCCAGCGCACCGATCGTGCTGACCTGGCCGGTGGCGGCATCGATTGTGACCAGGTTATCCGGGCCGGCGTCAACACCGTAAAAGAACGCCGGCCTGTTCCCCGGTGCGGTCTCCACGTGACCGGCGGGGACAAGTTCGCGAATCGTGTAGTCGCCTGTCGGCAGATTCATAAACAGGAAGTTCCCGCCGGTATCGGTCACGTCGAAGAGTTCACCGGCGTCGAGCATTCCGTTGTCGTTTGAATCGAGGTAGACAGTCACTCCCGACACGGGGTTCTCACCGGAATCACGAACGCCGTTGGCATTCGTGTCTTCGAACTTTGTACCGCTGATCGAACCTGTGGCTCTAATGTTGCCGAAATCGAGTCCGGTGATCGTCGGCGAGGAACCAACCGTGATGCGATGGCTGCCATCAGCGCCGCCTCCGCCGCCGAGACCTGACATGTCAAAACCAGTCTGAAAGCTGCGGATCAGCGTTCCATCGGGAGCGTATACCAGCACGGTACCGGACAGGTCATTGAAGCCCAGGTAGATTTCCCCGCTGACACTTGTGATTCCGAAATTGTCACCGTTGCTGACGGGTGCGTGTGTGAATGTGCTGTTGACCGATCCGTCCGCAGGATTCAGCAGAGCGACCTGGTTTGAGGATCCGACAGCACCGACAAGCTGACCGCCCGCAGCGTCCGGCAATTCACCGAGACCTCCAAACGGATTGAAGTTGCCTCCGGCGCTTAACTGAATCGTGCTTGTAAGCGTCATTGTGACCGGGTCGACGACTTCAATGACGTCGGCGAACGGATCATTGACATAGATTGAACCATTCAGCGCCGCGACGCCGTCCCAGCGTCCGGTGGCGTCCAGTCCGAGCGAACCGAGCACTGCACCGGTGTCCGGATTCAGCTTGTACAGCGTGTCCGTGTTCGCATCGACCAGAAACAGGGAGTTTCCGTCAAATGCCAGGCCGCTGGTCAGGGTGATCGCCCCGACGGCGGGTACAAAGGACGCCAGCGTCAGGCCAGTCTGCGGATCGACCTCCACAATGCGTGACGGGCTGGACGGATTGAAATCGATGGCAAACAGCCGGGGGATTTCCGTAACGGGAAACGTCTTGCGATAGCCATCCGGAACCACTTCCCGCACAACGTAGTCGCCGGCCGGGACGTCTGTGAAGGTATAGTCTCCGACCGCATCGGTGACGGCGAACGGTTCGATTTCTGTCGTCAGCCTGAGATTGTCGAGCACCACAGAACCGGCATTTGCCGATGTTGCATACAGGTACGCCATCCCCGGTGCAAAGATCGTGACGGTTCCGAATTGATTCAGCGCCAGCACGCCGGTTGTTTTGGACGCAATCAGGTTTCCGGCGGCATCAAACGCCTGCAACAGCCCGGCGGTATTCGCTGTCGCCGCGGTGAAATCCAGACTCACGGACGGAACGGAACCGTTGAGTTCCACCTTCATCCGTGCCGGGAACTGTGAGGACTTCGACCACGTCGTGCCGTCCGCGTCGTAGGTAAACGCGTACTGCCCGGTCGAAGTCGTTCCGGAAGGGACCTGAATGGTGCCTACGGGACTCGTTTGTCCGGAGCCGTATTCGGCGGTCAGCGTGACTTCCGGAAGCACGTTTGAAACGTCCATATTCGGATAGTTGTCCGGTTCCAGGCTGATTTCTCCGGTACCGTCAAGCAGGGCGTTGTCGTTCAGGTCCAGGTAGATGGTGATTCCCGCCATTCCGTCTTCACCCGCGTCGCGCTGACCGTTTCCGTTGATGTCTTCGAACTTGGTACCGCTCAGCGTGGCTGTTTCATCGTCGCTGGTCGTCACGGTGACGATCTCGTCAGCAACGGCGTCAAAGTCATCATCACTGGCTGCGGCGTCGATGCTGATGGTGATTGCCGTCGACTGATAGCCGTCAAAAACGCCGTCATCAATTCCTGTCACAGTGACCGTCTGCGGCTGATTCCAGTTTGCCGGTGTGAATGTCAGCGGCGAGAGATCAACCGTCACTTCGCCGGGGTCGCCGCTGGTGATAGTCACAACGACGTTGACGGCCGGTTGTGCGTTCAGCACGACGTCAAATGTGTCGGTCGTGCCGGACTCACTCACGCTTGTTCCGCCGCCGGTTTCGGTCACAGTGATGCCGGCGATGTCGTCATCCACGGTTGTAACGCTCGTTGTTGAATCAGACAGCGGGTCAAAGTCGTCGTCGGAATTCTGGTCATCAACACTGATTGTGATCAGGCTGACCCGGTCGCCGTCGATGATCGCATCGTCCACACCGGTCAGGGTCACAATCTGAAGTGTGCTCCAGTTGGAAGGGGTGAATGTCAGAACGGCCGCATCGGCCGTCACTTCGCTTTCGTCGCTGCTGGTGACAAACAACACGACATTGCTGGTCGGCTGGGCGTCGAGTACGACGCTGATCGTATCCCAGGCGCCAGATTCACTGACGGAGGTCACGCCGCCGTATTCCGTCACAGTGAAGCCGGCAACGTCGTCGTCCGCGTTGCTGAAGTCGACAAGCACGTCCGGCAGCGGGTCGTACAGGTCATCACTGTTCGCATCATCAACGGCAATGGTGATTGTCGAAGTCTGCAATCCGTCAATCAGGTAATCGGCGACTCCCGTCAGAGTCACCGTCTGCACGGTATCCCAGTTCGCCGGAGTGAACAGAAGTGTCTGCGAGTCGACAACGCCCTCCGTCGTATCGTTGCTGGTGATCGTCAGCGTGACGTTTGAGGCGGGTGGCGCATCCAGCACGACGCCGAAGGAATCCGTCGAGTTCGATTCGCTGACCTGCAGTCCGCCGGGCGGAACGTTCGAGATCGTAATTCCGGGCACCGGCGGCGCTTCGACGTTGATGGAAACTGTCGCCGTCGACGTGGCTCCGTCGGAATCGATGGCTGTGTATTCAAACGAATCCAGGCCGGAGTATCCCGGATCCGGCGTGTATTCGAAGGCCCCCGTGCTTTGCATCACCAGGGTGCCGTGCGCCCGGCGATGTTGTTCCGACTACTCGCAGAAGTCCGTCGCTTTCCGTGTCGTTGAGCAGGACGCCGGATTCGTTCTGATGCGTTGATCGGTAGTCGATGGTTCCTCGCAGCGCCGGAGTTCTCGATTCCGTGTACTGCACGAATTCCGCCGCGAAGCGAATCAGAATGTTCGCGGCGTCATATTCGATTTCGAGGACTTCAAATGAGCCAACGTGACGCGTGGAACCGCGCCCATTGCCGCTGATATCCAGCAGCGCGTGAGCC is part of the Planctomycetaceae bacterium genome and encodes:
- a CDS encoding sugar phosphate isomerase/epimerase family protein; the encoded protein is MNPSRRQFLAAAAAATTATIAASHVAASGASAASAAAQPTEFSYCLNTATIRGQELGIEQEVRVTAEAGYNAIEPWIGSLRKFVESGGVLKDLRSLISDSGLTVESAIGFAQWIADDEAARMKGLDEARRDMEMLREIGGTRIAAPPVGAHNDGPKLDLMVVADRYRALLEIGDETGVVPQLEVWGFSRNLSRLGESVAVCVEAGHPKACLLPDVYHIFKGGSDFAGLSLLSDSAIQVFHMNDYPSEPSRQEMNDSHRVFPGDGVAPLADILNMIGGHGRKVVLSLELFNRDYWQRDALEVAKTGLQKMQSAVASIQPANA
- a CDS encoding phospholipase A2; translation: MRTLTILAVMACCVRAEAQRPDLAACPCGPDWIVGADRALIPQDWYGANFRPACNRHDACLNAGCDSRGRCDRQFRRDLLASCRNSARPGECRRVSNIMYRAVRSYGGRDLSPYEQQAAINRLREANARYGRNPYPGYAGYGW
- a CDS encoding DUF3365 domain-containing protein, with the translated sequence MLRTVPQSVAGARSVPPQSLPRNIPGQSEGAIMRRNPSAAIPVIAVLLLNGCGREASTTSPPSATSGSVAAPDKAVDSVRQIDSVEQLSASQQEQHTTALAARDALFTRLSGRLTSVIEQNGPAAAIDVCRAEAPAMAEQVKQEFGVDIGRTSFRLRNSMNPAPDWATDFVTEQVDSPRLVALADETLGVLLPIRLQQKCVVCHGTEDQIPADVQAALKRQYPGDQATGFHENDLRGWFWVEVPAPAADGAPE
- a CDS encoding DUF3472 domain-containing protein — protein: MLRICVLLTVLTSTLPAEEIRVPAFTSYVDPDGDGARVSEKRGVTQWTDPGTEIVWFGRFQHTGKLTATVELRLPAGMTSMLQLTVGQHSRQAEVTGQGDSLVTAEFGAFNIADTGYQSFRLRSMNSEGHANGDIEALVLDGPATTDSHFNLKPRRNAASVHLFYPIPNDTQISAFYCEMTGLEDPLWSYYMACGWHRGYFGMQVNSPTERRIIFSVCDSGNEAVDRSKVAAEDRVTLFDKGEDVFSGDFGNEGTGGHSHLKFPWVTGAKQRFLVTAEPVDETHTIFAGYYFRPDTQQWMLISSWKAPKEGGYLRGLYSFSENFVGRNGHVLRKALYGNQWIRAADGTWRELTTARFSHDPTGREDRLDRFMGIEDGQFFLSHGGYVEGQTEFGNTFERPATGDSPAGMKLPPLPAPRRSTE
- a CDS encoding BON domain-containing protein, yielding MTITSLLNAGRRVSDRTLSAPQPVSDFADNLRQHVTLSEPDSPRSADDDRLLETIQQSFRRSGFGELQRVAVGVSRGNVWLRGQVPSWHLKQIAQQSVLAIPDVDRLTNDVQVSSEQSPIGSAC
- a CDS encoding TolC family protein, with the protein product MIASGVLLLAGCSTPAAWQETVGNDTSAIDRVAARVDQPATEIHTAAMSQAPLTARDQIRLDEISYVDVSLDEVLRVAMTNSDVLRELGGTVLRHPEIMYSRFSNSLQVTDPRFSPEAALSAFDAQLKASAFFSNNDQIFNNPFFAGGITNFRQDLNEYNIELSKRTATGSRFALRSISKYDSNNAPGNTFPSAWDTYLEGELRQPLLQGGGLQFNRIAGPGSSPGVYNGILLARVSADRTQAEFEVAVRDYVSNVVNAYWDLYYSYRDLDARSRAMQRSLEVWNRVRSRQQSDLDSGAREYLAREQYYRFRTEVDEALSGRLVQGTQNRNGSTGGTVRGASGVQVAERRLRLLTGMAITDGQLLRPSDEPLLADVVFDWDAVMHEALNRRPEIRRQQLQVRRREMELLAARNFLNPQLDAVGRYRFRGFGHDLVNYDGLQSSTAPSSAAGSLTTGDLQEWYLGVEYTVPLGFRKAHLAVTNSELMLSRERIILREQQREVVHDLSNAITDASRAYEACRNCMNRYLAAHELLQAYEARDQNDIEIDVDRLLDAQRRVAEAEIRYFQSRTEYAVALKNVHLEKGSLMAYSDLEILDGEVPVVTEPVTGTEQSDAGQADTEPPARSTTAPDEAREPEPTELDDSVE